The proteins below come from a single Halostagnicola larsenii XH-48 genomic window:
- a CDS encoding NAD(+)/NADH kinase → MESAAWTAGDQPVVGVVDADPDSAANEDRLVDSLETLLDEYDGSVVTGHAETVREADPSFVVAFGDEALFDVLQSAEWAETPVLPVDCSSGAVGIRRTALVDATKTVLEGDARVCEQPLLEVRIGDGEGQRALSDITLATDEPARISEYGIESRGESIDQFRADGVVVATPSGSHGYANAVDGPILSAAIEAVVAAPIAPFDTHTDRWVLPDEDLSLSIERDEDAVAVSVDGRTLETITADTRVHITADGSLSTFAISGKSE, encoded by the coding sequence ATGGAATCCGCCGCGTGGACTGCGGGCGACCAACCGGTCGTCGGTGTCGTAGACGCCGACCCGGATTCGGCGGCAAACGAGGACCGCCTCGTCGACTCGCTCGAGACACTCCTCGACGAATACGACGGGTCGGTCGTGACCGGTCACGCCGAGACCGTCCGCGAGGCGGACCCCTCGTTCGTCGTGGCGTTCGGCGACGAAGCGCTGTTCGACGTTCTCCAGTCGGCTGAGTGGGCCGAGACCCCTGTCCTTCCCGTCGACTGTAGCTCAGGGGCGGTCGGAATTCGACGGACAGCCCTCGTGGACGCAACCAAAACCGTTCTCGAGGGGGACGCACGCGTCTGCGAGCAGCCGCTTCTCGAGGTCCGTATCGGTGATGGGGAGGGGCAACGAGCGCTGTCCGACATCACATTGGCGACCGACGAACCCGCCCGAATCTCCGAGTACGGTATCGAGAGTCGAGGGGAGTCGATCGATCAGTTTCGGGCCGACGGCGTCGTCGTCGCGACGCCATCGGGCAGTCACGGATACGCCAACGCCGTCGACGGACCGATACTCTCCGCTGCCATCGAGGCCGTGGTCGCGGCACCGATCGCCCCCTTCGACACGCACACCGATCGCTGGGTGCTCCCGGACGAGGACCTCTCTCTTTCGATCGAACGCGACGAGGACGCCGTGGCGGTGTCGGTCGACGGGCGAACGCTCGAGACAATCACTGCCGACACGCGCGTCCACATTACTGCGGATGGATCGCTCTCGACGTTCGCGATTTCAGGAAAGAGCGAATGA
- a CDS encoding M28 family peptidase, producing MSTWIGETFTSDVGWNHLEKLVGIGTRMAGSDGEREAATLTRTALSDAGARNARLETFDVQGWTRGESSIRGERSSLSPGLEHASIALPRSPSKTVTAELVDLEYGLPGSFAETDIDGKIVMVRSDVPDHYERYVHRREKYYHAVDNGAVGFLYRNHVEGCLPPTGSVGTPAAPIGEIPALGVSSELGARLARRFDGEDIEISVEADIGGATSQNVHAELGPDTDERILVTSHVDAHDIAEGALDNGAGTAMVVELANALAGREDDLETRVEFVAYGAEEVGLVGSEHHAEQTAHDDIVAVVNNDGVVGDRTLSLISHGFDGLESAVETISERYDHPIETDPGLGPHSDHWPFVQWGVPGYHVTSTSDDVGRGWGHTYADTLEKLEKRTLREQAVLLTELVVHLASDDATIEHRPPEAIAADLEDQGLAEGMRITGDWPYDRDGN from the coding sequence ATGAGCACGTGGATTGGCGAGACGTTCACGAGCGATGTCGGCTGGAATCACCTGGAGAAGCTGGTCGGTATCGGTACTCGGATGGCAGGCAGCGACGGCGAGCGCGAGGCCGCAACGCTGACGCGGACGGCGCTTTCAGACGCCGGCGCGCGAAACGCACGCCTCGAGACGTTCGACGTGCAGGGGTGGACTCGCGGCGAGAGTTCGATTCGCGGCGAGCGTTCCAGTTTGTCGCCCGGACTCGAACACGCCTCGATCGCGCTTCCGCGGAGTCCATCGAAGACGGTTACTGCGGAACTCGTCGACCTCGAGTACGGACTCCCAGGTTCGTTCGCCGAGACGGACATCGACGGCAAGATCGTCATGGTCAGAAGCGACGTTCCGGACCACTACGAGCGCTACGTTCACCGCCGGGAGAAGTACTACCACGCGGTCGACAACGGCGCGGTCGGGTTCCTCTATCGAAATCACGTCGAGGGCTGCCTGCCACCGACCGGAAGCGTCGGAACGCCCGCGGCTCCGATCGGGGAGATTCCGGCTCTGGGCGTCTCGAGCGAACTCGGCGCGCGCCTCGCACGACGGTTCGATGGTGAGGACATCGAGATTAGTGTCGAGGCCGATATCGGCGGCGCGACGAGCCAGAACGTCCACGCCGAACTCGGCCCCGACACCGACGAACGGATTCTCGTGACGAGTCACGTCGACGCACACGATATCGCAGAGGGAGCGCTCGACAACGGCGCTGGCACCGCCATGGTTGTCGAACTCGCGAACGCCCTTGCGGGGCGCGAAGACGACCTCGAGACGCGAGTCGAGTTCGTCGCCTACGGCGCTGAGGAGGTCGGTCTCGTCGGGTCGGAACACCACGCAGAGCAGACGGCCCACGACGATATCGTCGCCGTCGTCAACAACGACGGCGTCGTCGGCGATCGGACGCTCTCGCTAATTAGCCACGGGTTCGACGGCCTCGAGTCCGCGGTGGAGACGATTTCAGAGCGATACGACCACCCGATCGAAACGGATCCCGGTCTCGGTCCCCATAGCGATCACTGGCCGTTCGTCCAGTGGGGCGTGCCGGGCTATCACGTCACGAGCACGTCGGACGACGTCGGTCGGGGATGGGGCCACACCTACGCCGACACGCTCGAGAAACTCGAGAAACGGACCCTGCGCGAACAGGCGGTGTTGCTCACCGAACTCGTCGTCCACCTCGCGAGCGACGACGCCACGATCGAACACAGGCCGCCCGAAGCGATCGCCGCCGACCTCGAGGATCAGGGCCTGGCCGAGGGCATGCGAATAACGGGTGACTGGCCGTACGACCGGGACGGAAACTAA
- a CDS encoding CBS pair associated ParBc domain-containing protein, translating to MDVVPEGKPPVKEYMTREVETVSPDSTVFDVATRIAESDEHSGFPVCDRRRVEGFISARDLLLADDDEPIFKVMTTDLLVAHPEMKLTDAARVILRSGIQKLPVVDDAGNLVGIISNADVIRSQIERATPEKVGKLIRTLEQIHEIDLTQERRTVPLYDLIPTQGRVYADELEGRRYELEHGLAEPLVVIDNAGTLMLADGHHRVLAADRLSIDEMDAYVIVIDREIDLGMAKTAAKENLEGIEDIDVVDYARHPLVETTERLQPDEE from the coding sequence ATGGACGTTGTTCCGGAGGGGAAACCGCCGGTCAAAGAGTACATGACGCGAGAGGTCGAAACGGTCTCGCCCGACTCGACCGTATTCGATGTCGCAACGCGGATCGCCGAGAGCGACGAGCACAGCGGCTTTCCCGTCTGTGATCGGCGCCGCGTCGAAGGATTCATCAGCGCGCGAGATCTCCTGTTGGCCGACGACGACGAACCGATTTTCAAGGTGATGACGACCGATCTTCTGGTCGCCCATCCCGAGATGAAACTGACCGATGCCGCTCGAGTTATCCTCCGGTCGGGAATCCAGAAGCTTCCCGTCGTCGACGACGCCGGTAACCTCGTGGGAATCATCTCGAACGCAGACGTGATTCGAAGCCAGATCGAGCGGGCCACCCCCGAAAAGGTCGGAAAATTGATCCGGACCTTAGAGCAGATTCACGAGATCGATCTCACCCAGGAGCGACGGACGGTTCCGTTGTACGACCTGATTCCGACGCAGGGGCGGGTATACGCCGACGAACTCGAGGGACGGCGGTACGAACTCGAACACGGGCTGGCCGAACCGCTGGTCGTCATCGACAACGCCGGAACCCTGATGCTGGCAGACGGTCACCACCGAGTGCTCGCGGCGGATCGGCTGTCGATCGACGAGATGGACGCGTACGTCATCGTCATCGATCGAGAAATCGACCTCGGAATGGCGAAAACGGCCGCCAAAGAGAACCTCGAGGGGATCGAGGACATCGACGTCGTCGACTACGCCCGACACCCGCTCGTCGAAACCACCGAACGATTACAACCCGACGAGGAGTAG
- a CDS encoding DHH family phosphoesterase, whose amino-acid sequence MVFRLVLGCGTVGQPIVEQLTTRDGRLLVIADTASLVETLRDESIPARHDDPTDPAVLEGLETPDEIFIASDRTDVNRVTLERARERFPAVSIVAYLGGNADEADREAFESRADRVIDPSAALAADIIDKTASSSAKNAIDLRAQLSKIDGRLGVFMHDNPDPDAIASAVALVEIAERVGLEADACYFGEISHQENRAMVNLLELDLTNFERDDPLGAYDAFALVDHARPGVNDQLPEELHVDIVIDHHPPRGPVAGEFVDLREGAGATSTILTEYLVRFGVDFDSRVATALLYGIRIDTNDFTREVSAMDFEAASTLLPAVDGAKIDQIEEPTVGGDTLEVIARAIKNREQRESVAVAGVGRLGDRDALPQAADQLLAMEGVSTTLVFGFRDEMVFLSARSRASNVDLGETLRDAFDPIGSAGGHADMAGAQLEIGILGSADDEDERNSIFSVIEEVITDRFFEAIRTRPGTPVGAYDRTSEWLFQPDEGEQNDGESA is encoded by the coding sequence ATGGTTTTTCGGCTCGTGCTCGGCTGTGGCACCGTCGGCCAGCCGATCGTCGAGCAACTCACAACGCGCGACGGCCGGCTGCTCGTCATCGCGGACACCGCGAGCCTCGTCGAGACGCTTCGAGACGAGAGTATTCCGGCACGTCACGACGATCCGACGGATCCCGCCGTTCTCGAGGGACTCGAGACGCCGGACGAAATTTTCATCGCGAGCGATCGAACCGACGTCAATCGGGTCACACTCGAGCGGGCCCGCGAGCGGTTCCCGGCGGTCTCCATCGTCGCCTACCTCGGTGGAAACGCCGACGAAGCCGATCGAGAGGCGTTCGAATCGCGAGCCGACAGGGTCATCGATCCGTCCGCGGCACTGGCTGCGGATATCATCGACAAAACGGCCAGTTCGTCGGCGAAGAACGCGATCGACCTCCGAGCGCAACTCTCGAAGATCGACGGACGGCTCGGCGTGTTCATGCACGACAATCCCGATCCCGACGCCATCGCGAGCGCGGTCGCGCTCGTCGAAATCGCCGAGCGAGTCGGACTCGAGGCCGACGCGTGCTATTTCGGGGAGATCTCTCATCAGGAAAACCGGGCGATGGTGAACCTCCTCGAGTTGGATCTCACGAACTTCGAGCGAGACGATCCGCTCGGCGCCTACGACGCGTTCGCGCTGGTCGATCACGCCCGCCCCGGCGTCAACGATCAGCTCCCTGAGGAGCTTCACGTCGATATTGTAATCGACCACCATCCGCCGCGAGGGCCTGTGGCGGGTGAGTTCGTGGACCTCCGCGAGGGGGCCGGCGCAACGAGTACGATCCTCACGGAATACCTCGTCCGGTTCGGCGTCGACTTCGATTCGCGGGTTGCGACCGCGTTACTGTACGGTATTCGGATCGACACCAACGACTTTACTCGAGAGGTATCGGCGATGGACTTCGAGGCGGCATCGACCCTGTTGCCAGCCGTCGATGGGGCGAAAATCGATCAGATCGAAGAGCCGACGGTCGGCGGCGACACGCTCGAGGTTATCGCTCGAGCGATCAAAAACCGCGAGCAGCGCGAGTCGGTCGCCGTCGCGGGCGTTGGACGCCTCGGGGATCGAGACGCGTTACCGCAGGCGGCGGATCAACTCCTCGCGATGGAAGGCGTGAGTACGACGCTCGTGTTCGGGTTCCGCGACGAGATGGTGTTTCTGTCGGCACGGTCTCGGGCGAGTAACGTCGACCTCGGCGAAACCCTTCGAGACGCGTTCGACCCGATCGGCAGCGCGGGTGGACACGCCGATATGGCCGGCGCACAACTCGAGATCGGGATTCTCGGTAGCGCCGACGACGAGGACGAACGCAACTCGATTTTCAGCGTCATCGAGGAGGTGATCACCGATCGATTCTTCGAAGCGATTCGAACGCGACCCGGCACGCCCGTGGGGGCCTACGACCGCACCAGCGAGTGGTTGTTCCAACCGGACGAAGGCGAACAAAACGACGGCGAGTCGGCGTGA
- a CDS encoding NADH-quinone oxidoreductase subunit N, translated as MLPIEFAGWAGLAPVYVLVATALVLFAVDSIDPRKTNRTLLAGTATAGSLLALGVAVWFLLAGVGTPQADGGFGVIELHEGQLVVDQLALFFMVVITTVTSLVSIASYDYMDGHTYQAEYYSLTILAATGMATMAASNSLVTIFIALELTSLPSYALVAILKDNRGSVEAGLKYFLIGALSSAIFVYGVSLVYGATGFLQLESIANNIDGEYGPLLGLGILMLIGGFAFKTASVPFHFWAPEAYEGAPAPIAAFLSSASKAAGFVIAFRVFTTAFPLESTAAAVGIDWSVLFMVLAIVTMTVGNFAAATQENVKRMLAYSSVGHAGYALIGLAGLGAGANDVVMGAALMHLFVYGFMNTGAFLFVGLAEYWGVGRTFEDYNGLSAKAPIACVAMTVFMFSLAGIPPFGGFFSKYFLFTASIEAGLFVVAAALVINSALSLYYYSRLVKALWIEEPVGERDALAQPLGLYAAIVFAAVMTVVVLPGFGPVADAAVDAAAAIVA; from the coding sequence ATGTTGCCGATAGAGTTCGCCGGCTGGGCGGGGCTCGCGCCGGTGTACGTGCTGGTGGCGACCGCCCTCGTCCTCTTTGCCGTCGATAGCATCGACCCGCGGAAAACGAATCGCACGCTGCTTGCGGGGACGGCGACCGCGGGGTCGCTCCTCGCACTCGGCGTCGCCGTCTGGTTCCTGCTCGCTGGCGTCGGAACGCCGCAGGCAGACGGTGGCTTCGGCGTCATCGAACTCCACGAAGGCCAACTCGTCGTCGACCAGCTAGCGCTGTTTTTCATGGTCGTCATCACGACCGTTACGTCGCTGGTCTCCATCGCGAGCTACGACTACATGGACGGCCACACCTACCAAGCCGAGTACTACTCGCTCACGATACTGGCGGCGACCGGCATGGCGACGATGGCAGCCTCGAACAGCCTCGTTACCATCTTCATCGCCCTCGAGCTAACGAGTCTGCCGTCCTACGCGCTCGTCGCGATCCTCAAGGACAATCGCGGCAGCGTCGAGGCGGGGCTCAAGTACTTCCTGATCGGAGCGCTTTCCTCGGCGATCTTCGTCTACGGCGTCAGCCTGGTCTACGGCGCGACCGGGTTCCTCCAGCTCGAGTCGATCGCGAACAACATCGACGGCGAGTACGGGCCGCTGCTCGGACTCGGCATCCTGATGTTGATCGGCGGCTTCGCGTTCAAGACCGCGAGCGTTCCGTTCCACTTCTGGGCACCCGAAGCCTACGAGGGAGCGCCCGCACCGATCGCGGCGTTTCTCTCCTCGGCGTCGAAGGCCGCAGGCTTCGTCATCGCGTTCCGCGTGTTCACGACGGCCTTCCCGCTCGAGTCGACCGCCGCTGCGGTCGGTATCGACTGGTCGGTACTCTTCATGGTGCTGGCCATCGTGACCATGACGGTCGGGAACTTCGCCGCGGCCACGCAGGAAAACGTCAAGCGAATGCTCGCGTACTCCTCGGTCGGCCACGCCGGCTACGCATTGATTGGGTTGGCGGGACTCGGGGCCGGTGCAAACGACGTCGTGATGGGTGCTGCGTTAATGCACCTGTTCGTCTACGGCTTCATGAACACCGGCGCGTTCCTCTTCGTCGGCCTGGCCGAATACTGGGGCGTCGGACGGACCTTCGAGGACTACAACGGGCTGTCGGCGAAGGCACCGATCGCCTGCGTCGCGATGACGGTGTTCATGTTCAGTCTCGCGGGAATTCCGCCCTTTGGCGGCTTCTTCAGCAAGTACTTCCTGTTCACCGCGTCGATCGAAGCAGGCCTGTTCGTCGTCGCCGCCGCGCTGGTGATAAACAGCGCGCTCTCGCTGTATTACTACTCGCGGCTGGTCAAGGCCCTCTGGATCGAAGAGCCGGTCGGAGAGCGCGACGCACTCGCGCAACCGCTCGGCCTCTACGCCGCGATCGTCTTTGCGGCCGTGATGACGGTCGTCGTTCTGCCCGGTTTCGGCCCGGTTGCCGACGCCGCCGTCGACGCTGCGGCAGCGATCGTTGCCTGA
- a CDS encoding complex I subunit 4 family protein, with protein MMIELLIGVALLGALVTFVAPNRIAGKLAFAISLVPVALSVFLLTAFDGSGNALLADGGVIAFESSTEWIQLGEYTISWFVGLDGISLPLVVLTTVLTTLAIVSSWTPIDDRESQFYGLLLFIEANLIGVFAALDFFLWFIFWEAVLIPMYLLIGIWGGPRRKYAAIKFFVYTNVASLVMFGAFITLVFSLDVTTFALPEITAAMLETGPQTEIFGLGGTSLASAVFLAMFLGFAVKVPVVPFHTWLPDAHVEAPTPASVLLAGVLLKMGTYALLRFNFTMFPEEVLSTFAVPIAVIAAISVIYGALLALAQTDLKRVVAYSSVSSMGYVILGLVAFTQFGVGGATFQMVSHGLVSGLMFMAVGVIYNATHTRMLTDMSGLADKMPFAVGVLIAGSFAYMGLPLMSGFAAEYFIFFGSFGSEFLEYAPLITAVAMFGIVIVAGYLLFALQRAVFGPYLLETDYDIGRAPLHDIAPMFVLLAIIIALGVAPELIFDMITDAVDPILENGGEW; from the coding sequence ATGATGATCGAGTTACTAATCGGCGTCGCACTGCTCGGCGCGCTGGTCACGTTCGTCGCGCCGAATCGCATCGCAGGAAAGCTCGCGTTCGCGATCAGCCTCGTGCCGGTGGCACTGAGCGTCTTCTTGCTCACCGCGTTCGACGGAAGCGGGAACGCGTTGCTCGCCGACGGCGGTGTGATCGCCTTCGAGTCCTCGACGGAGTGGATTCAACTCGGCGAATACACGATTTCGTGGTTCGTCGGCCTCGACGGGATCAGCCTGCCGCTGGTCGTCCTAACGACGGTGTTGACCACGCTCGCCATCGTGAGTTCGTGGACGCCGATCGACGACCGCGAGTCGCAGTTCTACGGGCTCCTCTTGTTCATCGAGGCGAACCTGATCGGCGTCTTCGCGGCGCTCGATTTCTTCCTCTGGTTTATCTTCTGGGAGGCGGTCCTCATCCCGATGTACCTGCTGATCGGGATCTGGGGCGGCCCGCGCCGGAAGTACGCCGCGATCAAGTTCTTCGTCTACACGAACGTGGCGTCGCTCGTGATGTTCGGCGCGTTCATCACGCTCGTGTTCAGCCTCGACGTGACGACGTTCGCACTGCCCGAGATAACGGCCGCGATGCTCGAGACCGGGCCGCAGACCGAAATCTTCGGTCTCGGTGGAACGTCGCTCGCCTCGGCGGTCTTCCTCGCGATGTTCCTCGGGTTCGCGGTGAAGGTGCCGGTCGTGCCGTTCCACACGTGGTTGCCAGACGCCCACGTGGAAGCGCCGACGCCCGCGTCGGTGCTGCTGGCGGGCGTCCTGCTGAAGATGGGGACGTACGCGCTCTTGCGATTCAACTTCACGATGTTCCCCGAGGAAGTTCTGAGCACGTTCGCCGTCCCGATCGCGGTTATCGCCGCGATAAGCGTCATCTACGGCGCGCTGTTGGCGCTCGCACAGACGGACCTCAAACGCGTCGTCGCGTACTCCTCCGTCTCCTCGATGGGCTACGTGATTCTCGGATTGGTCGCGTTCACCCAGTTCGGCGTGGGCGGTGCGACCTTCCAGATGGTCTCACACGGCCTCGTTTCGGGACTGATGTTCATGGCGGTCGGCGTCATCTACAACGCGACCCACACCCGGATGCTCACCGACATGTCCGGACTGGCAGACAAGATGCCATTCGCCGTCGGCGTGCTCATCGCCGGCTCGTTCGCCTACATGGGCCTGCCGCTGATGAGCGGATTCGCCGCGGAGTACTTCATCTTCTTCGGCTCGTTCGGCTCGGAGTTCCTCGAGTACGCGCCGCTGATCACCGCGGTGGCGATGTTCGGCATCGTCATCGTGGCCGGCTACCTGCTGTTTGCGCTCCAGCGGGCCGTCTTCGGGCCGTATCTGCTGGAGACCGACTACGACATTGGTCGTGCGCCGCTGCACGACATCGCGCCGATGTTCGTGTTGCTCGCGATCATCATCGCACTCGGCGTCGCACCGGAGTTGATCTTCGACATGATAACCGACGCAGTTGATCCGATCCTCGAGAACGGAGGTGAGTGGTGA
- the nuoL gene encoding NADH-quinone oxidoreductase subunit L, whose protein sequence is MEGIFTYAPAIALLPLAAFVVALCFGNAMPKKGAIAGIFATAGSLGLSLLMLAAVASGEVHHETYYQWAAGETAGHSAAQGIEFTFGILIDPLSALMLVIVSLIALLVHVFSLGYMNAEGETGLPRYYAELGLFTFSMLAFVYADNLLMAFMFFELVGLCSYLLIGFWFRTESAPSAAKKAFLVTRFGDYFFLIGVVAIGATFGTLAFAGDNSFVAQAEAALEGGETLFGFDAQTWITITGLLVLGGVIGKSAQFPLHTWLPDAMEGPTTVSALIHAATMVAAGVYLVARMFGYYALSPTALGIITFVGGFTALFAASMAVVKDDIKQVLAYSTISQYGYMMLGLGVGGYVAGVFHLMNHAFFKALLFLGAGAVIILMHHEQNMWKMGGLKEKAPVTYYTFLAGALALAGIIPFSGFWSKDEVLYDALILGLENEVYLAAYAMGLIAVFFTGFYTFRMVVLTFHGEPRSEAAEDPHDIGWSVKAPLIVLGLLSLTAGVANLAPIGKLLDMDIMFLEMWLDGHYGGLEELTYGAYSDTLAHETGAIAGSEQTTLLVGAALSLGLALSGAGLAWTLYGGSEPEPHTQRLGAVRELLRSNYYQDEFQVWLAEGLTLPTARTADRFDQSVIDGVVNGVSSVSLFGSGWIKRIQTGIVTNYAALIVGGFVGLLVVLGVYGGWFV, encoded by the coding sequence ATGGAAGGGATCTTTACCTACGCACCGGCGATAGCACTGCTCCCGCTCGCGGCCTTCGTGGTCGCACTCTGCTTTGGCAACGCGATGCCGAAGAAGGGTGCCATCGCGGGTATCTTCGCGACGGCCGGTTCGCTCGGCCTCTCGCTGTTGATGCTCGCGGCCGTCGCGAGCGGCGAGGTACACCACGAAACGTACTACCAGTGGGCCGCCGGCGAGACGGCGGGCCACAGCGCAGCCCAGGGGATCGAGTTCACGTTCGGCATCCTGATCGATCCGCTCTCGGCGCTGATGCTCGTGATCGTCTCGCTGATCGCGCTGCTCGTCCACGTCTTCAGCCTCGGTTACATGAACGCCGAGGGCGAGACGGGACTCCCGCGATACTACGCCGAACTCGGACTGTTCACGTTCAGCATGCTCGCGTTCGTCTACGCGGACAACCTGCTGATGGCGTTCATGTTCTTCGAACTGGTCGGGCTGTGCTCGTACCTCCTGATCGGTTTCTGGTTCCGGACGGAGTCTGCACCCTCGGCCGCGAAGAAGGCGTTTCTGGTCACCCGCTTCGGTGACTACTTCTTCCTGATCGGCGTCGTCGCGATCGGCGCGACGTTCGGCACGCTCGCGTTCGCGGGCGACAACTCGTTCGTCGCCCAGGCGGAAGCCGCCCTCGAGGGCGGCGAAACCCTGTTCGGGTTCGACGCCCAGACGTGGATTACGATCACCGGACTGCTCGTGTTGGGCGGCGTGATCGGCAAGTCCGCACAGTTCCCGCTACACACCTGGCTCCCCGACGCGATGGAGGGGCCGACGACCGTGTCGGCGCTCATCCACGCGGCGACGATGGTCGCGGCCGGCGTCTACCTCGTCGCACGGATGTTCGGGTACTACGCGCTCTCACCGACCGCACTCGGAATTATCACCTTCGTCGGCGGCTTTACCGCGCTGTTCGCGGCGTCGATGGCGGTCGTCAAAGACGACATCAAACAGGTGCTGGCGTACTCGACGATAAGCCAGTACGGCTACATGATGCTCGGCCTCGGCGTCGGCGGCTACGTCGCCGGGGTTTTCCACCTGATGAACCACGCCTTCTTCAAGGCGCTCTTGTTCCTCGGTGCCGGTGCCGTCATCATCCTCATGCACCACGAACAGAACATGTGGAAGATGGGCGGGTTGAAAGAGAAGGCACCCGTCACCTACTACACCTTCCTCGCGGGTGCACTCGCACTCGCCGGCATCATTCCGTTCTCGGGCTTTTGGTCCAAAGACGAGGTGCTCTACGACGCGCTCATCCTCGGCCTCGAGAACGAGGTCTACCTCGCGGCCTACGCGATGGGGCTGATCGCCGTCTTCTTCACCGGCTTTTACACCTTCCGCATGGTGGTTCTCACGTTCCACGGAGAGCCGCGCTCGGAGGCCGCAGAAGACCCACACGACATCGGCTGGAGCGTCAAAGCACCGCTGATCGTCCTCGGTCTCCTCTCGCTAACCGCCGGCGTGGCGAACCTCGCGCCCATCGGCAAGCTACTGGACATGGACATCATGTTCCTCGAGATGTGGCTCGACGGCCACTACGGCGGCCTCGAGGAACTCACCTACGGTGCCTACAGCGACACGCTGGCACACGAAACGGGAGCGATCGCCGGCTCCGAACAGACGACGTTGCTCGTCGGGGCCGCGCTGTCGCTCGGATTGGCCCTCAGCGGGGCGGGGCTCGCGTGGACGCTCTACGGCGGTTCCGAACCCGAACCACACACCCAGCGACTGGGTGCGGTTCGCGAACTCCTCCGGAGTAACTACTACCAGGACGAGTTCCAGGTGTGGCTCGCGGAGGGCCTAACGCTGCCGACCGCTCGAACGGCGGACCGGTTCGATCAGTCGGTTATCGACGGCGTCGTCAACGGCGTCTCGAGCGTGAGCCTGTTCGGAAGCGGCTGGATCAAACGGATTCAGACGGGAATCGTGACTAACTACGCCGCGTTGATCGTCGGCGGATTCGTCGGGTTACTTGTCGTCCTCGGCGTGTACGGAGGGTGGTTCGTATGA
- the nuoK gene encoding NADH-quinone oxidoreductase subunit NuoK: MSVGIEHYVLLSMALFCIGLFGVLTRRNALLFLMSVELMLNAANVNLIAFSFYHGNLTGQVFALFTMALAAAEVAVGLGIILVLYRNFRDVDVTVPSTMRW; the protein is encoded by the coding sequence GTGAGCGTCGGGATCGAACACTACGTCCTGCTGTCGATGGCCCTGTTCTGTATCGGGCTGTTCGGCGTGCTCACGCGGCGGAACGCGCTGCTTTTCTTGATGTCCGTCGAGTTGATGCTCAACGCGGCGAACGTCAACCTGATCGCGTTCTCGTTCTATCACGGCAACCTCACGGGGCAGGTTTTCGCCCTGTTTACGATGGCGCTCGCGGCCGCGGAGGTTGCCGTCGGACTCGGCATCATCCTGGTACTGTATCGCAACTTCCGTGACGTCGACGTCACGGTCCCGTCGACGATGAGGTGGTAA
- a CDS encoding NADH-quinone oxidoreductase subunit J, which yields MMETIAFALFAAITLSSALGVVLFEEPWHSALALGISLLSVAVYYIMLAAEFVAMMQILVYVGGVLILITFAVMLTQDETADLEETEVSQS from the coding sequence ATGATGGAAACGATCGCGTTCGCGCTGTTCGCGGCCATTACCCTCTCGAGTGCGCTGGGGGTCGTCCTCTTCGAGGAACCCTGGCACTCGGCGCTCGCGCTCGGCATCTCGCTGCTGAGCGTCGCGGTGTACTACATCATGCTCGCGGCGGAGTTCGTCGCGATGATGCAGATCCTCGTCTACGTGGGCGGCGTGCTCATCCTCATCACGTTCGCCGTGATGTTGACCCAGGACGAGACCGCCGATCTCGAGGAGACGGAGGTGAGCCAGTCGTGA
- a CDS encoding NuoI/complex I 23 kDa subunit family protein, with amino-acid sequence MIGILKSMATTMKHALDGSTFTVEYPETAPDVSPRFRGVHKFSQERCIWCRQCENVCPNDTIQIVMDDKRNGEQYNLHIGQCIYCRLCEEVCPVDAILLTQNFEFTGDTKNDLVYNKEQLKAVPWYKDIDPLESREPDRGAWIGEGEGEVDYQ; translated from the coding sequence ATGATTGGGATACTCAAATCGATGGCAACGACGATGAAACACGCACTGGATGGCTCTACGTTCACCGTGGAGTATCCCGAAACTGCGCCGGACGTCTCCCCGCGGTTTCGCGGCGTTCACAAGTTCAGTCAGGAACGCTGTATCTGGTGTCGCCAGTGTGAGAACGTCTGTCCGAACGACACGATTCAGATCGTGATGGACGACAAGCGCAACGGCGAACAGTACAACCTCCACATCGGCCAGTGTATCTACTGTCGACTCTGCGAGGAGGTCTGTCCCGTCGACGCGATCTTGCTCACGCAGAACTTCGAGTTCACGGGCGATACGAAAAACGACCTCGTCTACAACAAAGAACAGCTCAAAGCCGTGCCGTGGTACAAGGATATCGACCCGCTCGAGTCTCGAGAACCCGATCGGGGCGCCTGGATCGGCGAGGGCGAAGGGGAGGTCGATTACCAATGA